A single window of Cyanobium sp. AMD-g DNA harbors:
- a CDS encoding acyltransferase family protein, translated as MQHSSCMNSLQAGMVSASETSRPEEKTASRYRPDIDGLRAVAIIAVIINHFNDRLLPSGYLGVDIFFVISGFVITSSLATHAKESFADFFLGFYARRVKRLLPALIVFVLISAFLICLFDPDPGVSLRTGTASLFGLSNLFLLQQAVDYFAESTDLNIFTHTWSLGVEEQFYLAFPFLIWFSGFGRARIGGHRKLFLLIAPLALISWLAFHWLNGHEQPASAFYLMPARFWELAAGCLIFLLLKHARLKALLQRLPPLPVLGLLVATLFSAHLPYTTVRVTTIVVLLSCLLIASLRADTAGQALLCRPALVNLGLISYSLYLWHWTVLCLSRWTIGIHIWTAPFQLALMLALAIASHRWLERPLRRARWSKRAWATIAYAGAALLGATGLMAGMANAAEFLSLDRRYSPSLFTNNRDTAEAKPGQDQQSMCSAGSHVTRELFDRCLGNGASSNGTPKVIILGDSHAGHYVNAIVRALPEMDVRNFNVGWACGVIDKRDIGIHELSGLVNCADYVDLVDGMLAKVVQAGDLLIVGHRWEEKRRFPHQAEALQRLALKTAQRHAYLLLLDDVGELKTSNPLFCVRSPWRPFPPASCNQSLASINKGQAELDKASRTALQNNPNSFYLSLRKLYCETTESCGAYLGKQLVYADGNHLTYQASQIGASAIGARVRNMIAHPKPWTASPGP; from the coding sequence ATGCAACACTCTTCATGCATGAATTCTCTTCAAGCGGGAATGGTGAGTGCCAGCGAGACATCTCGGCCAGAAGAGAAAACCGCCAGCCGTTACCGACCGGACATTGATGGCCTGAGGGCCGTGGCGATCATCGCCGTGATCATCAACCATTTCAACGACCGTTTACTGCCAAGTGGCTATCTGGGCGTCGATATCTTCTTCGTGATCTCAGGATTTGTGATCACCTCCTCCCTGGCCACCCACGCCAAGGAATCGTTCGCCGACTTCTTTCTGGGGTTCTATGCCAGGAGGGTGAAGAGGCTGCTGCCGGCACTGATCGTCTTCGTGCTCATCAGCGCCTTTCTGATCTGTCTCTTCGATCCGGATCCGGGCGTTTCACTGCGGACCGGTACAGCGTCGCTGTTTGGCCTGTCCAACCTCTTTCTGCTGCAACAAGCCGTCGATTACTTCGCCGAATCCACCGACCTCAACATCTTCACCCATACCTGGTCGCTTGGCGTGGAGGAGCAGTTTTACCTGGCTTTTCCATTCCTCATCTGGTTCAGCGGCTTCGGCAGGGCCAGGATCGGGGGCCACAGGAAGCTTTTCCTGCTCATCGCCCCGCTGGCCCTGATCTCCTGGCTGGCGTTCCACTGGCTGAACGGCCACGAACAGCCGGCCAGCGCCTTCTACCTGATGCCAGCCCGCTTCTGGGAACTCGCAGCCGGCTGCCTGATCTTTCTTCTGCTCAAGCATGCCCGCCTGAAGGCTCTGCTCCAGCGCCTCCCCCCCTTGCCGGTGCTGGGCCTCCTGGTGGCGACCCTGTTCAGCGCCCACCTCCCTTACACCACCGTGCGGGTCACCACGATCGTGGTTCTACTGAGCTGCCTGCTGATCGCCAGCCTGCGGGCCGATACGGCCGGCCAGGCCCTGCTCTGCCGACCGGCGCTGGTGAACCTGGGCCTGATCTCCTATTCGCTCTACCTCTGGCACTGGACGGTCCTCTGCCTGAGCCGATGGACGATCGGGATCCACATCTGGACGGCCCCGTTCCAGCTGGCCCTGATGCTGGCCCTGGCGATCGCCAGCCATCGATGGCTGGAGCGGCCCCTGCGCCGCGCGCGCTGGTCGAAGCGGGCCTGGGCGACCATCGCCTATGCCGGCGCGGCCCTGCTGGGGGCGACCGGACTGATGGCCGGAATGGCCAATGCGGCGGAATTCCTGTCGCTGGATCGCCGTTATTCGCCCTCACTGTTCACCAATAACCGCGACACAGCTGAGGCCAAACCGGGCCAGGACCAACAGTCCATGTGCTCTGCCGGGAGCCACGTGACACGGGAACTGTTCGATCGCTGCCTAGGAAACGGAGCCAGCAGCAACGGGACGCCGAAGGTGATCATCCTGGGCGACTCCCATGCCGGGCACTATGTCAACGCGATCGTCAGGGCCCTTCCCGAGATGGATGTGAGGAACTTCAATGTGGGCTGGGCCTGCGGTGTGATCGACAAGCGTGATATCGGCATTCATGAACTCTCAGGCCTTGTCAACTGCGCCGATTATGTGGACCTGGTCGATGGGATGCTGGCCAAGGTTGTGCAGGCGGGTGACCTGCTCATCGTTGGCCATCGCTGGGAAGAGAAGCGTCGTTTTCCCCATCAGGCTGAAGCGCTTCAACGATTGGCCCTGAAGACGGCGCAGCGGCATGCCTATCTTCTCCTTCTGGATGACGTCGGCGAACTCAAGACCAGCAACCCACTTTTCTGCGTCAGAAGCCCCTGGAGACCCTTCCCTCCCGCTTCCTGCAATCAGTCTCTCGCCAGCATCAACAAGGGACAGGCCGAACTGGACAAAGCCTCCAGGACAGCACTGCAAAACAACCCAAACAGCTTCTACCTTTCGTTGAGAAAGTTATACTGCGAAACAACGGAGTCCTGTGGCGCCTATCTCGGCAAACAACTTGTCTACGCCGATGGCAATCATTTGACATATCAAGCCAGCCAGATCGGTGCCAGCGCCATCGGAGCCCGAGTCAGAAACATGATCGCCCATCCAAAGCCCTGGACAGCATCCCCAGGTCCTTGA
- a CDS encoding HupE/UreJ family protein — MNRSFHPRRGPGTSMTHFSGLRSWTLLGGAAALGFVLIGQPAQAHGLAHGGLGHGFLHPITGVDHLLLLIGVGAAASYVSAQLLLWGLAGAVLGGLAGAMGFALPFAEVLAALAISAVALLILRSHRDGRSPGLAFAGTLVAGAVALHALLHGGEAPVDGSALGWWAGALAASLLVSGGSFLALRRLPLVWTARLALLLAVLGGALALAPVGLLAR, encoded by the coding sequence GTGAACCGTTCCTTCCATCCCCGGCGCGGACCGGGCACCTCGATGACCCACTTCTCCGGCCTCCGCTCCTGGACCCTTCTGGGGGGCGCTGCCGCCCTCGGTTTCGTGCTGATCGGCCAGCCGGCCCAGGCCCATGGCCTGGCCCACGGCGGCCTCGGCCACGGCTTCCTCCACCCCATCACCGGGGTCGACCACCTGCTGCTGCTGATCGGTGTCGGGGCGGCCGCCTCCTATGTGTCGGCCCAGCTGCTGCTCTGGGGCCTGGCCGGAGCGGTGCTCGGGGGCCTGGCAGGGGCCATGGGCTTCGCCCTGCCCTTCGCCGAGGTGCTGGCCGCCCTGGCGATCTCGGCGGTGGCCCTGCTGATCCTGCGCTCCCACCGGGATGGCCGCAGCCCCGGGCTGGCCTTCGCCGGCACCCTGGTGGCCGGTGCGGTGGCCCTGCACGCCCTGCTGCACGGCGGCGAGGCCCCCGTCGATGGCTCGGCCCTGGGCTGGTGGGCGGGCGCCCTGGCGGCCTCGCTGCTGGTCAGCGGTGGCTCCTTCCTGGCGCTGCGCCGGCTGCCCCTGGTCTGGACTGCCCGTCTGGCCCTGCTGCTGGCCGTGCTCGGCGGCGCCCTGGCCCTGGCACCGGTGGGTCTGCTGGCCCGTTAG
- a CDS encoding HupE/UreJ family protein — protein sequence MNLPSLAERRGLLPIALAVVCALPLLLAAPASAHHLMDLTGLKPGPLTGVLSGLAHPILGPDHLLFLLAIGLVGIVHPFRWVLALLGCGLVGNALGLALPGLSWVEPLVALSVALTGLVLARRLPPAVLAPAFLLHGYALSGAVIGWEPAPIGFYLAGLLVSQSLLLLVALTAVRRWRQNASSGALSLTAGLLMGIGLAFTWSALVA from the coding sequence ATGAACCTGCCTTCTCTGGCTGAGCGACGCGGCCTCCTGCCGATCGCCCTCGCCGTCGTCTGCGCCCTGCCCCTGCTGCTGGCCGCCCCGGCCTCGGCGCACCACCTGATGGATCTGACTGGACTGAAGCCCGGCCCCCTCACCGGGGTGCTGAGCGGCCTGGCCCACCCGATCCTCGGGCCCGACCACCTGCTGTTCCTGCTGGCGATCGGCCTGGTGGGCATCGTCCATCCCTTCCGCTGGGTGCTGGCCCTGCTGGGCTGCGGCCTGGTGGGCAATGCCCTGGGGCTGGCCCTGCCGGGCCTCAGCTGGGTCGAGCCGCTGGTGGCCCTGTCGGTGGCCCTCACCGGCCTGGTGCTGGCGCGCCGCCTGCCGCCCGCCGTGCTGGCGCCCGCCTTCCTGCTGCACGGCTACGCCCTCAGCGGCGCCGTGATCGGCTGGGAGCCGGCCCCGATCGGCTTCTATCTGGCCGGTCTGCTGGTCAGCCAGTCCCTGCTGCTGCTGGTGGCCCTCACCGCCGTGCGCCGCTGGCGTCAGAACGCTTCCAGCGGTGCGCTGAGCCTCACCGCCGGCCTGCTGATGGGCATCGGCCTGGCCTTCACCTGGTCGGCCCTGGTGGCCTGA